In one Diceros bicornis minor isolate mBicDic1 chromosome 2, mDicBic1.mat.cur, whole genome shotgun sequence genomic region, the following are encoded:
- the TRH gene encoding thyrotropin releasing hormone has translation MPSPWLLLAIALTLTLTSVSGDRAQPEVAQQEAAMAAEHPGLDDLLRQAERLLLLREELQRLRGDQRERASESQIFQPDWLSKRQHPGKREEETEEGAEEEEEEGGAVGPHKRQHPGRREDAAAWSADVTQQKRQHPGRRSSWLGYTFTKRQHPGRRLVDPQAQRSWEEEEEEGEEGELMPEKRQHPGKRALAGPCGPRAACGQARLLLGLLDDLSRGQGAEEKRQHPGRRAAWAREPLEE, from the exons ATGCCGAGCCCTTGGTTGCTGCTCGCCATTGCTTTGACCCTGACTCTGACCAGTGTCTCCGGCGACCGCGCACAGCCCGAGGTGGCCCAGCAGGAGGCGGCGATGGCCGCCGAGCACCCGGGCCTGGACGACCTCCTGCGCCAGGCGGAGCGCCTACTCCTCCTCCGGGAGGAGCTCCAGCGGCTGCGAGGGGACCAGCGCGAGCGCGCGTCAG agtCCCAGATCTTTCAACCTGACTGGCTCTCCAAGCGTCAGCATCCAGGCAaaagggaggaggagacagaggagggagctgaagaggaggaggaagaaggaggggcTGTGGGACCCCACAAACGGCAGCACCCCGGCCGGCGGGAGGATGCGGCTGCCTGGTCAGCTGATGTAACCCAGCAGAAGCGGCAGCACCCTGGCCGGCGCTCCTCCTGGCTTGGGTACACTTTCACCAAGAGGCAGCACCCGGGCAGACGGCTGGTGGATCCCCAGGCCCAAAGGagttgggaagaggaggaggaagaaggggaggagggagagctgaTGCCTGAGAAACGCCAGCATCCGGGCAAGAGGGCCCTGGCAGGCCCATGTGGGCCCCGGGCAGCCTGTGGTCAAGCCCGCCTCCTACTGGGGCTCCTGGATGACCTGAGCAGGGGCCAGGGGGCCGAGGAGAAGCGGCAGCACCCCGGGCGGCGGGCGGCCTGGGCCAGGGAGCCCCTGGAGGAGTGA